Part of the Vigna unguiculata cultivar IT97K-499-35 chromosome 3, ASM411807v1, whole genome shotgun sequence genome, ttttgttttttttgtttatgtagatTGTTTTTGGGTTCATTCCTTCATTAACTCTAATAAGATAACTTCATCCTGACGTGCACTACGTATTCTAGTTGCtgatcaaatttatttttctccacTGCTGATGAGAATatgttttaatcaaattaattccTTTAATATGTTGTATTGTTTAATTCATGTGTTTTGATTAAACATGTCTttctttgttattgattttctgATGTTTGATGAAGAAGTTTGAGCTTCATCTTATTGTCCCTCAACTTTAAATGCAGAATTTCATAAGATAATTTGTTCTTCAttctttatgaattatttatgaatttgttgtattgattttttttgttgttggatCGTTCATTCAATGATCTTCCATATTACagttttaaaaatctaattttatcGCCTATTGCATGTTTTATTGGTTTCTATTAATTGAGAAAGTTGCTTCACttcttaatcttttttattgttaatgttTGCTCAAATTTGATGCGATTATACATCAACTTTCAAGAAATCCCACCATTTCAGGTTTGCTTAATTCGAACCCCAAAATttgatgtttatttattttttatgttaattttatattttatcttacttCATCAATTTGATATGTTGTtgtaactcatttttttttttgttttttttgtttatgtagatTGTTTTTGGGTTCATTCCTTCATTAACTCTGATAAGATAACTTCATCCTGACGTCCATTACGTATTCCAGTTGCtgatcaaatttctttttctccacTACTGAGGAGAATATGTTTTAATCAAAGGAATTCCTTTAATATGTtgtattgtttaattgtttaattcatGTGTTTTGATTAAACATGTCTttctttgttattgattttctgATGTCTGATGAAGAAGTTTGAGCTTGATCTTATTGTCCCTCAACTTTAAATGCAGAATCTGTTGCCATTTTATTTCATAAGATAATTTGTTGTTGAttctttatgaattatttatgaatttgttttattgatttcttttgttgttgtatcGTTCATTCAAAGATATTCCATATTACagttttaaaaatctatttttgtcgcctatttcatgttttattgGTTTCTATTAACTGAGAAACATGTCTttctttgttattgattttgtgATGTCTGATGTTCTTTGTTTGATTCTTAATTGTTGTATCTTTGATTCAAAGATCTTCAATactatagttttaaaaatatatttttgtggcCTATTGCATGTTGTTGATTAGTTATGAATATTTCATTCCCTTACTTTTTTCATTAGTGGTATATTGAAATCAGATCTttatttcctatttttgttgatttgtcAACCTTTTCCAACATTTAAagttactttttgttttctttttgtactgCTTTCTgccatattttcttttattgcaCAACATTGAGCCATGTGAAAAAcaacttttgttcttttttgtgATCTTCGTATTTTTGTCAGTCACTTTTCCCAATTTTTACTCCATTTGTTTAACCTAAACCACACTTTGCGTGTTGTTTCAGTAAATATCTTTTTTCATATCAAAATCTGCTTTTGCTTTTGCAgattgtttctaaatttgtgAAATGAAAACCAGAGCATGCGTATGGTGTTGTTTTGTATTTATGATCTTCCAATctattctttttatgtttttatgttttgtacaAATACATTTCTGCAGACCTTTCTTCATTCCTTACTCTACTCTGATTTCCCTCATTTTCCTCATTCCTTCAACCATGTCTGTTATCCAAAAACACACTCACTCTTTACAAGAACTAAACCCTGAGAAGGAGAGTTGGAATATCCTTGCAAGAGTTGTAAGGTTATGGTTTGTTGAAGATTACACAAAAGGAAAAACTCCATTTTCCATGGAAATTGTTCTTCAAGACCAAGAGGTATCTTCCTTGAACTATAAACggcttttattttttgacttttcctaaattttttttacccaaaagtttagatatgtttttgtaagtttaaatgtgcttctattttttcatttatgaatcttttttttcaGGGTGTACTAATCCATGCATCTGTTAGACGCACATTGATATACAAATTCCAGTCTGAAATCAAAGAGGACAATCTTTCAGTATTTCATGTAATGGTGGTTCTTATAGAACCACAAAACATGCCTATAAGATCAACTTCCAATTTGGAACCAAGGTCAATATGGTGCAAAGTACCTTAGTTCCGAAAACTACAACTTCATACACCCCTTTTTCAACCATCATAGCTGATGGTTTTGACATAGATTACTTAGTTAGTAAGTATGTTTtgcttatttttcttcatttttttgtataactttttgttaattttttttctttatttttcctctttctgtAGATGTGATTGGGATGTTTACTGGTGTTGGAACAGAGAGGGAGCTAGAGAAAGCTGgtaagaaaaccaaaatgaatGTCATCCTTATTGAAGCTGATGGGTAAGCagatttcatttgtttttgttctttattgttttttatttttcttcatgtaTTTCATCTGCTTctctttttatgttatttttaacattcaatAGTTTGCAACTGGAATGTACTTTATTTGGTCAATATGTTGATATGTTAAATGCATTTCTGGCCTCTGGAGAGGATCAACATGTTGTCATTGCTTTGCATTATTGCAAAGTGAAGACCTTCCAAGGTAACTAACATAAACCACATTATTACAGTtgtattaatgaataaaaatcttTTTGACATTTTCTCTTTTGTAGATAAAGTTTCTCTTCAAAACTGTATGAACTGTACCAAGATTATCTTTAACTATGATGGTGAAGATGCAAccaagttgaaaaaaatgtaagtctatatacataacatatatctttgtttatacatagatatatgtatatctttgtagtataaattatttttttaatgtaggATGTGGGATAATACTGAATCTCCTTCTCAAGCTCTTACCCAACTTTGTGCTTCTTCTAAAGTTAGCTTAGAAGATGATTTCATTAAGCTGCATCCTAGGAGTTCAATTGAAGGTCTAAAAGATTTTAAGCAGGTTCAAATATTTGTCTCTATGTTccacataaatttttttatttaatgactattttttttcataattttatattctaaattttacagGAAAGTACTTTTGTAGTAAAAGCTACTATCAAACATGTGCTAGATCATGATGATTGGTGGTATACAGCATGTATCTGCAACAAAGCAGTTTATCCTGattccaaaatgtttttttgtgaaaagtgTAACAAGCATGTCATTAAGGTTACACCTAggtaatattttcaatattcacaacatgattttattaatataatattaagaaaacttaataatGTTCATAATGTCTCTATTGTCTTTTTTAGGTTTAAACTGAAACTTCGTGTAATTGATGCTACGGATTCTACaacttttgttgtatttgatcGTGATGCAAGTGCAATGTTGAAGAAATCATGCTCTGACATTCTTGACTTGCAAGACAAGGTGAAGTTTTTAATCTAATCATTTCTGCTTATATTGTTGacatttaacttaaatgttttgtataattttcaaatgaatTCACAATCAATTATTTACTATTCTATATTGGGTACTTCGTTTCCACTTATTTTACTCATTATTGTTGTACAGTAATCGTTTTACATTAATTTAcatcatttatattaatttactcATTATTGTTGTACAGTAATCGTTTTAAATagatttctttaaatttatatacgTTTTGTTGTATAtgcttatttttaaaatttagtatatattGCTAGCCTAATGTCGaagttttgatattatttttaatgtcaaCTACATTATGATGCTAGCTACATCAAATTCATTAAGTTTTTATCTATGTATATTTTTCAACTACATTATTGTTTtcgtaacataaaaaaattatttcatgttttcaaaACCATGATTCCTTTATCAAACAGATTGATTAACAAATCAAAAAACATTTGTAACTTTTCATTTAAAGGataaaagttgatttttatttttcttaatcattaagttttcttcttttattaattagttatcttttattttaatattttattatattatttttatgtgctATTACTCTGTCaacttcttatttgtttttatttattaaaaaaatgttcatttcttcgtaatttgtttaaatttatttatactttctcaaaattaattttaaaattttattaagtagcattgaattttgaaaaacccttctttaatttctctttaattacaagtcttttcatatctatttattaacttttaatattatcttttattcttttattaattagttttttttttctgaattctttattatattaattttatatgttattactctttcaaattcttattcttttttatttaaaaaatgtatattatttttaaagttatttttactttctcaaaattaaattaaaaatattattaaatatgattcaattttcaaaaagctttctctTTAATTACAAGTCTTTTCATATCTATATAACCGTCTGTTTTCCTATTTACTatcaagttttatatttttacaaaatcacTGAAAAAGAAAGGTCACTCCCCTACACTTGCTTCCATGGATTCCTTTTTGAGTGTCACTGCCAGAAAAACTTTAGGAAGGTTCACCACGTATcattttgttcataatcaggTACGTCTACTTcacaaaaacttaaaaaaaaatatttgctttgatgttttttttaagtttagacCGTACCACATTGTTTCGTCATCCATCCTAATCgttcaaaaacatgtttttatgttttcactTTTTACACAATATTACTTATTCTcgattttctttataaaaattcaaactttCTGCAATAATCCTTCAAAGGtcgtttttttctatttgtttccATGCTTCATGTATGTTAAACTATATTTTCCTTCATCATCTATTCTCCAAATCttacttcattttattttttgttatgaaaatgtCATCTTTCTTCAATAATCGTTGAAATCAGTTAAAACTATTGTTTTTTATGCATTTCTCATCTATGTCCACCTCTTTTGTCTTTCATAAGAcaacttatatttttactttgtttgaacTCTGACTTACTATTGGTTTCTTCTAAAGATGTCATCTTTTTCCATTAACCATTCAAATTCACTACTTTTCTGTTCTTTGTTTTTATCAGTTTTACATCACCCATGCATGTTTTTATTcctgtattttaatatttatgcttTCATCATCAGTTTCATATTTGTCTTATTCATCTTTTTGACCTTTGTATCTGTTTTTTGTCTCATTAGGAGTTTGGACATGTTGATCCAATATTTTTCGCTATTTTTGGTGAGGAATTAGGACCCGTTTGGCACTTGGAAGATATTGAAGGGCATCAACATCAGTTAAGCTTTAATATGGATGTGAATCATCCCGTTCTCACGGATGGTTGGTATAGCCTACGAGTTTTTTATAAACTGCAACATATCCATCAAATTGTATTTAGATATGTTGGCAATTCTACCTTCCACATCACTGTATTCCCCAACATGTCTACAATATCGACTGGTGCCAAATTTCTTTCAAACCTAATTCGGTTGCGAAAAAAACATCTGTTTAGAGTCAAATTGTCAAAATCTCAATGCAAAGGAAGCCATCTGGtgaacttataattttattattttggttttatattttgttttctttatatatttgtatttgtggtcttattttgttcttttttcaggACCTACAATCTGACTTTGCAGATTACGTTCGTAAACGTAGATTGAGGAGGTTGGAATTGCAGGGACGTAACAACACCTTCATTGTTCAATGTAAACTTCTGCTCCGTAATACACCAAAGAAGTCAAGTAAGATTGGGAAGGGATGGAAGGACTTCTGCACATTCAATCGTTTGGAAGAAGGAGATATTCTTGTGTTTCTAGCggacaaaaaaatgaaaaagaagaagatcaaAGTATACATCCACAAAGAATGCAATTTCTAATATTGCActtttcttttagtttactatttatattatgtatgtTTTTTTGAAGAACTTTGAAAGtagtttggttttattttgtttgtaatagtTTTAGCATCCTTTTTTTGTTgcttctaataattagaagccaTATCTAAAAGTATTTAACCGAATTTAATTATCGTCacgttttatattttaattattttcgtaataaaaattttatttaagtaatgattttctaaaataaattttcatttccgatactataaataatttgaaatgatTATGATAAGAAttcaaatatgttaaaatatttgattgttttcctttaaaaaaagtttagaagTAATAATAAAGAAGCCAACTTGATATTCTACAGTACTAATAATTGGACATACTAACtgaatataattttcaaaagattttattaatttctttacaaaaattattttaatatttgttgcaaaatttattgaaattgttttttattaatatagtaaCCATGAAAACTTTAAAACCCATTTCATTTTGAACTCTCTTacaagttttttaattaaaattttatttcttcgaatttttttttcatttctaaacttgaaaacaataaaattattttcttttggcCTTTCTTTAGTAGTTGCATGTTACACTCAATGTAGAAACAAATGTTTACTTTAATGGTTGACTATTACAAAGCAGAGTACTTTTGTGCTTGGCAAAAAAGGACATATATCACAGATCCACATTCTGAAATGAGGCTTTGCATTGTCTGCAAATCATCAATTTGGACTTTGCAgatcaaatctttttcaaaagGTACGCTTTTCCAAATTTAGAGTTATTTGTTCAGTTCTGATATTTCCATATCAATGAAatgtttgttcttttttgtCCAAACTTTGTACTGACAGTACTTGAATCATCAGGAAGAATGTTGGTTGAATACTAAAAATGTGCCTACATATACTAATAggttttttcttcctctctgCTTTACTTTCTTCACAGTGCATTGTTAATTGCTTTTGTTATTAGTTTtctatttgtaattttaaatcttCCTCCAACATGTAATGAATTTGTAAAACACCATAATACCACAATACAATGCATAACTTCTGCACACTTTGAACATTATCACAACAAAATGGATTcaacaaatggaagaagaaaaaggaagaacatTATCCCACAAAATTTATCCAATACCTTGATGAAGTCCACAGgttcaatatttttatgtttctcacattgcatttttaagtttcttcattttttggaCCTCATTTCATTCGTTTCTCATCCAATTAAATCTACatctatgttattttttttttgttattttgatttcattaacAAATGAGGACAAATCCAGTCCAACTGAAGCATTTCCTTTTCCAAATACTACACCTCTTTCTCATATAAGATATTGtggtaataattttttcattcacTATACATTTCATCCAACAAATTTATTACTGCATTCATTGTTATCAAaccatttttcatttcattcacAAATCTGAATCCATTGATTGCACTAACACAAATCTTTATTAATGCATTCGTTTGACATCTATTCTTTTCTCATTGGACTTTTTAACTATTCTACTAGTATCCAAAGAAAATGTTACGCCAGATTCAACTAGCAAAACCTACTTATCTCTCAATGAAGATACAGATGTGCAGAATAAAAGAATTCAATCTACTATTAGAAAGCCACTTTCCGAGTTGACATATTGTGGtaagt contains:
- the LOC114175453 gene encoding uncharacterized protein LOC114175453, with the translated sequence MSVIQKHTHSLQELNPEKESWNILARVVRLWFVEDYTKGKTPFSMEIVLQDQEGVLIHASVRRTLIYKFQSEIKEDNLSVFHVMVVLIEPQNMPIRSTSNLEPRCDWDVYWCWNREGARESCLQLECTLFGQYVDMLNAFLASGEDQHVVIALHYCKVKTFQGN